The Nocardia arthritidis genome has a window encoding:
- a CDS encoding sensor histidine kinase has translation MRARLATPVYALGMICLSVAGIGSAALVLVSAALMVVGVGRFVFPSAVALLRTVADAARRLSGRLGVDIESPYGDETSAAELLKAPSTWRDVAWAFVDPIIGTWTAALALGMPLYGLYGAAVQPWVWRANARAGGVNAYGPIHVTSTAAALAAIPVGIGLIALGLYIGPALLRLRASWARDLLEPSRTTRLKRRVETLVDTRTDSIDAQAAELRRIERDLHDGAQARLVALGIGLGNAERLFAEDPDAARQLVAAAREASSQALDELRDLVRGVHPPVLADRGLADAIRALALDSLLDAEVSCELPGRPAPAVESAVYFAVNELFANIGKHAGTAAVHVTLGYHNGVLRCAVIDDGDGGADPAKGTGLQGIRSRLAVFDGTIAIDSPPGGPTHIRLEVPCAIRSE, from the coding sequence ATGCGGGCGAGACTTGCCACACCGGTGTACGCGCTGGGCATGATCTGTCTGTCGGTCGCCGGAATCGGCTCGGCGGCACTGGTTTTGGTCAGTGCGGCGCTGATGGTGGTCGGCGTCGGACGGTTTGTGTTCCCGTCGGCGGTCGCGTTGCTGCGGACGGTCGCGGACGCGGCTCGGCGGCTGTCGGGACGGCTCGGCGTGGACATCGAAAGCCCCTACGGTGACGAGACGAGCGCTGCCGAGCTGCTGAAGGCACCCTCTACTTGGCGGGATGTGGCCTGGGCGTTCGTCGACCCGATCATCGGTACCTGGACTGCCGCGCTGGCGCTCGGCATGCCGCTCTACGGGTTGTACGGCGCCGCAGTGCAACCGTGGGTGTGGCGGGCCAACGCGCGCGCCGGGGGTGTCAACGCCTACGGTCCCATTCACGTGACCTCGACGGCCGCCGCGCTGGCAGCGATCCCGGTCGGGATCGGGTTGATCGCGCTGGGCCTCTACATCGGGCCGGCACTGCTGCGGCTGCGTGCCAGTTGGGCGCGCGACCTGCTCGAGCCGTCACGCACCACCCGGCTCAAACGACGGGTCGAGACATTGGTGGACACCCGCACGGACAGTATCGACGCCCAAGCCGCGGAGCTGCGCCGAATCGAACGGGATCTGCACGACGGTGCGCAGGCCCGGTTGGTCGCGCTGGGTATCGGCCTAGGCAACGCCGAACGGCTGTTCGCCGAGGACCCGGACGCGGCACGGCAACTCGTGGCCGCGGCACGAGAAGCCTCATCACAAGCGCTGGACGAACTGCGCGACCTCGTGCGCGGCGTGCATCCACCGGTCCTGGCCGACCGAGGCCTCGCCGACGCGATCCGCGCCCTGGCACTGGATTCCCTGCTCGATGCCGAAGTGTCCTGCGAGCTGCCCGGGCGACCGGCGCCGGCGGTCGAGTCGGCGGTCTACTTCGCGGTCAACGAACTGTTCGCCAACATCGGCAAACACGCGGGTACGGCCGCCGTGCACGTCACCCTCGGCTACCACAACGGTGTGCTGCGCTGTGCTGTCATCGACGACGGCGACGGCGGCGCGGACCCGGCCAAAGGCACAGGGCTCCAAGGTATCCGGAGCAGATTGGCGGTCTTCGATGGCACCATCGCGATCGACAGCCCGCCCGGTGGCCCGACCCACATACGGCTGGAGGTGCCGTGCGCGATCCGATCCGAGTAG
- a CDS encoding TrpB-like pyridoxal phosphate-dependent enzyme, giving the protein MTDQVKYLLDESELPTHWYNIVADLPERPPRPLHPRTHQPMTAREMTSLSAIGLLEQDGSTQRYIEIPSVVRDIYRLWRPTPLFRARALERLLDTPARIYYKYEGVSPTGSHKVNTAVPQVFYNKAAGIERLTTETGAGQWGAALAFACAQFGVGCEVWWTGSSYDQKPYRKVLMEAFGATVHRSPSAVTETGRRAQADGNTRGSIGLAVSEAVEVALADPAVGYALGSTAGHVLLHQTVIGEEALKQFALADDYPDVLISCVGGGSSMGGLAFPFLREKLTGGRDIRALAVEPTACPALTRGRYAWDHGDSQGLTPLMKMYTVGHAFVPEAIHAGGLRYHGMSPLISYAYHTGLIEAVAKSQRECFTAGVRFAAAEGILPAPESNHAVAACLDEAERCRETGAAKTILLLVTGHAHFDLSAYQSFRDGTLTDAELPDERLRTFLDQLPAVSA; this is encoded by the coding sequence ATGACCGACCAGGTCAAGTACCTGCTCGACGAGTCGGAGCTGCCGACCCACTGGTACAACATCGTCGCCGACCTACCGGAACGCCCGCCGCGTCCACTGCATCCGCGAACCCACCAACCGATGACCGCGCGGGAGATGACCAGCCTCTCCGCGATCGGCCTACTCGAACAGGACGGGTCGACGCAGCGATACATCGAGATCCCATCCGTCGTCCGGGACATCTACCGGCTTTGGCGGCCGACACCCCTCTTCCGGGCCCGAGCGCTGGAACGCCTGCTCGACACGCCCGCCCGCATCTACTACAAGTACGAGGGCGTCAGCCCCACGGGCTCGCACAAGGTGAATACCGCTGTGCCACAGGTGTTCTACAACAAGGCGGCGGGTATCGAACGGCTCACCACCGAGACCGGAGCCGGTCAGTGGGGTGCGGCGCTCGCCTTCGCCTGCGCCCAGTTCGGTGTCGGCTGCGAGGTGTGGTGGACCGGCAGCTCCTACGATCAGAAGCCCTACCGCAAGGTGCTCATGGAGGCGTTCGGCGCCACCGTGCACCGCAGCCCGTCGGCGGTGACCGAAACCGGCCGCCGCGCCCAGGCCGATGGCAATACCCGCGGCAGCATCGGGCTGGCGGTCAGCGAGGCGGTCGAGGTCGCGCTCGCCGATCCGGCGGTCGGGTACGCGCTCGGCAGCACCGCCGGACATGTTCTGCTGCACCAGACCGTCATCGGCGAGGAAGCGCTGAAGCAATTCGCGTTGGCCGATGACTACCCGGACGTCTTGATCAGCTGTGTCGGCGGCGGATCGAGTATGGGCGGGCTCGCCTTTCCGTTCCTGCGCGAAAAGCTAACGGGCGGGCGGGATATCCGCGCGCTCGCGGTGGAACCCACCGCATGCCCGGCATTGACCCGCGGCCGCTACGCCTGGGACCACGGCGATTCGCAGGGGCTGACGCCGCTGATGAAGATGTACACCGTCGGGCACGCGTTCGTACCCGAGGCGATCCACGCGGGCGGGCTGCGCTATCACGGTATGTCACCGCTGATTTCGTACGCCTACCACACCGGGCTGATCGAGGCGGTCGCCAAGTCGCAGCGCGAATGTTTCACCGCCGGAGTGCGTTTCGCCGCGGCGGAGGGCATCCTGCCCGCACCCGAATCCAATCACGCCGTCGCCGCCTGCCTCGACGAGGCCGAACGCTGCCGGGAGACGGGCGCCGCGAAAACGATCCTCTTGCTCGTCACCGGCCACGCGCATTTCGATCTCTCGGCCTACCAGTCCTTCCGCGACGGCACGCTCACCGACGCCGAACTGCCCGACGAGCGGTTGCGCACCTTCCTCGACCAATTGCCCGCCGTCTCGGCCTGA
- a CDS encoding type 1 glutamine amidotransferase domain-containing protein produces the protein MRAILAMTSCDRIGDRPTGAYASELADAWKVFRDNGFQVDTVSVRGGRPPLEAIDERDPVQHAFFRDPQMRTKLAHTACPSEIEPAAILFLAGGHGAALDFPDATDLAHLIQRHHESGSVIAAVCHGPAALLNAGTLITGKKITCFTNAEECAVGMTRLVPYLLADELAARGADISTGPSFLPHVITDGHLITGQNPASATEVATRAAHLAMTPPPQNTHLPGDSSSRNTLR, from the coding sequence ATGCGCGCCATCCTCGCCATGACAAGCTGCGACCGCATCGGCGACCGACCAACCGGCGCCTACGCATCGGAACTAGCCGACGCCTGGAAAGTGTTCCGCGACAACGGCTTCCAGGTCGACACGGTATCGGTGCGCGGCGGTCGCCCACCCCTGGAGGCGATCGACGAACGCGACCCGGTGCAGCATGCCTTCTTCCGCGACCCACAAATGCGCACCAAACTCGCCCACACGGCCTGCCCGTCCGAAATCGAACCCGCGGCCATCCTCTTCCTCGCGGGCGGACACGGCGCCGCACTCGACTTCCCGGACGCCACAGACCTCGCCCACCTCATCCAACGACACCACGAATCCGGCAGCGTCATCGCCGCCGTCTGCCACGGCCCAGCGGCCCTACTCAACGCCGGCACCCTGATAACCGGCAAAAAAATCACCTGCTTCACCAACGCCGAAGAATGCGCCGTCGGCATGACCCGCCTCGTTCCCTACCTCCTCGCCGACGAACTCGCCGCCCGCGGCGCCGACATCTCCACAGGACCGAGCTTCCTCCCCCACGTAATCACCGACGGCCACCTCATCACCGGCCAAAACCCCGCCTCCGCCACCGAAGTAGCCACGCGGGCAGCCCATTTGGCGATGACCCCACCCCCACAAAACACCCATCTTCCAGGCGATTCGTCGTCACGCAACACCCTGAGGTAA
- a CDS encoding CatB-related O-acetyltransferase has product MSDLAAPDPDQLYPALYSPRAGGAIEQQRVVFLKPLVQSELTEVGDYTYYDDPDDPTGFERNNILFHYGPDRLVIGRYCALARRVQFFMNAANHRATGVSTYPFPLLGGAWTQAAELFRDRPYRGDTVVGNDVWIGQEAVIMPGVRIGDGAIVAARSVVTVDVPDYGIVAGNPARLVRLRFDAERIALLRRIAWWRWPVDEVTAHLPVLMAGTVDELASVARERGLIEEATSDVDL; this is encoded by the coding sequence ATGAGCGACCTGGCAGCACCGGATCCCGACCAGCTTTACCCCGCCCTGTACAGCCCGCGTGCGGGTGGCGCGATCGAACAGCAGCGGGTGGTATTCCTCAAACCGCTCGTACAGTCGGAACTCACCGAGGTCGGCGACTACACCTACTACGACGACCCCGACGACCCGACCGGCTTCGAACGCAACAACATCCTGTTCCACTACGGGCCGGACCGGCTGGTGATCGGCAGATACTGCGCGCTGGCCCGGCGCGTCCAATTCTTCATGAACGCCGCCAACCACCGGGCGACCGGCGTATCCACCTATCCGTTCCCGCTGCTGGGCGGGGCATGGACACAGGCGGCCGAACTCTTCCGCGACCGCCCGTACCGCGGCGACACCGTCGTCGGCAACGACGTGTGGATCGGGCAGGAGGCCGTCATCATGCCCGGCGTGCGAATCGGCGACGGCGCGATCGTCGCCGCCAGATCCGTTGTCACAGTGGATGTTCCGGACTACGGAATCGTCGCGGGCAATCCGGCCCGGCTGGTGCGGCTGCGGTTCGACGCGGAGCGGATCGCGCTGCTGCGCCGGATCGCCTGGTGGCGCTGGCCGGTCGACGAGGTCACCGCACACCTGCCGGTGCTGATGGCGGGCACCGTCGACGAATTGGCATCCGTCGCGCGCGAGCGCGGCCTGATCGAGGAGGCAACCTCCGATGTGGACCTTTGA
- a CDS encoding FAD-binding oxidoreductase gives MDDNVIQPFRAGLAGTVIVPGEPGYDRARAVHNGLIDRKPALIVRCIGAADVRAALRFAVAEGLPVAIRGGGHSVAGHGTCDGGLLVDLSMMRGVRADPLRRTVRVQGGATLGDLDRETQLYGLATPSGQVSKTGIAGLTLSGGMGMLQRKYGLTCDNLLSADIVTADGSLVRASETEDAELFWALRGGGGNFGVVTSFEFRAHPVTTVYGGLIAYPIDRAAEVLAFLRDFIADAPEELSADAIFQHVPPIPVFPAEHIGKRVIGIFVRYAGTAEAGAEAIQPIRAFGTPIVDFVAPMDYASVQSLLDPLNPFGGLNYWTGEYLPAFGTAEIDAVAEIGATLPSGHSIVEVIPFNAAPTRIPTDATAFAQRAESWLIHVMGQWQDPADTERCRDWARAAGRTLRAFSHGNTYLNLVGDDEDTDRVRACWDDRRLARLAAVKARCDPDNMFRFNHNIALAEVSP, from the coding sequence ATGGACGACAACGTGATTCAGCCATTTCGTGCCGGATTGGCCGGTACCGTCATCGTTCCCGGCGAGCCGGGATACGACCGGGCCCGCGCGGTGCACAACGGGCTCATCGACCGCAAGCCCGCGCTCATCGTCCGCTGTATCGGCGCAGCCGACGTCCGCGCCGCCCTGCGATTCGCCGTCGCGGAGGGGCTGCCGGTCGCGATCCGCGGCGGCGGGCACAGCGTGGCCGGGCACGGCACCTGCGACGGCGGGCTGCTCGTCGACCTGTCCATGATGCGGGGCGTCCGCGCCGATCCGCTGCGGCGCACCGTCCGCGTCCAGGGCGGTGCGACGCTCGGCGATCTGGACCGCGAAACCCAGCTGTACGGGCTCGCCACCCCGAGCGGGCAGGTGTCCAAAACCGGGATAGCCGGGCTCACGCTCAGCGGCGGCATGGGCATGCTGCAACGAAAGTACGGCCTCACCTGCGACAACCTATTGTCGGCCGATATCGTCACCGCCGACGGTTCGCTGGTGCGGGCCAGCGAAACCGAAGACGCGGAACTGTTCTGGGCGCTGCGCGGCGGCGGCGGGAACTTCGGCGTCGTCACCTCTTTCGAATTCCGGGCCCACCCGGTGACCACCGTCTACGGCGGGCTCATCGCCTACCCGATAGACCGGGCCGCCGAGGTTTTGGCCTTCCTGCGCGATTTCATCGCCGACGCGCCGGAGGAGCTCAGCGCCGACGCGATCTTCCAGCATGTGCCGCCGATCCCCGTCTTTCCGGCCGAACACATCGGAAAACGGGTGATCGGCATCTTCGTCCGGTACGCGGGCACGGCCGAGGCGGGCGCCGAGGCGATCCAGCCGATCCGCGCGTTCGGCACGCCGATCGTCGACTTCGTCGCGCCGATGGACTACGCGAGCGTGCAGTCGCTGCTGGATCCGCTCAACCCCTTCGGCGGCCTCAACTATTGGACCGGCGAATATCTGCCCGCCTTCGGCACCGCGGAAATCGATGCCGTCGCCGAGATCGGCGCCACCTTGCCGTCGGGGCATTCGATCGTCGAGGTGATCCCTTTCAACGCCGCACCGACCAGAATCCCAACGGACGCAACCGCTTTCGCACAACGCGCGGAGAGCTGGCTGATCCACGTGATGGGTCAGTGGCAGGACCCCGCCGACACCGAACGCTGCCGCGACTGGGCCAGGGCGGCGGGCCGCACGCTGCGCGCATTCAGCCACGGCAACACCTATCTGAACCTCGTCGGCGACGACGAGGACACCGATCGGGTGCGCGCGTGCTGGGACGACCGCCGCCTCGCCCGGCTCGCCGCGGTCAAGGCGCGCTGCGACCCGGACAACATGTTCCGCTTCAACCACAACATCGCGCTCGCCGAGGTATCCCCATGA
- a CDS encoding cytochrome P450 — protein sequence MTRNDIDDTTAIFHPDSYVRGVPHEAFARLRQAAAAVWVEEPAVDHLAPGPGFWAVLRHAEAQVVLRTPRLFSSSRGLTQIYDATPQLLGPLRRMMINMDPPDHGRIRGLLARSFTPRAVAMLEERIREHADRLVAALARRGTADFARDIAADLPLLSLADLLGIPESDRWLMFDWSNRVIGLLDAEYNASDAFDVANASPMARTALRVRPQPDADGRMPDSRHPFGMADLYAYARELGEYRRRHPGDDIMSILLQQADRVTLDEFEQVFFLFSVAGNETVRNALPGGMFALLSHPDEYRRLRADPGLLDSAVEEMLRWWSPVTQFRRTADADTTLGNVPIEEGDKVVVFFASANRDERVFADPDRFDITRDPNPHLAFGHGPHFCIAAHLARTQMRAMFAAVLEQLGEVELAGEPQRLRSNFQNGIKHLPIEWRTT from the coding sequence ATGACCCGCAACGATATCGACGACACCACGGCCATCTTCCATCCCGACAGCTACGTGCGCGGCGTGCCGCACGAGGCGTTCGCCAGGCTGCGGCAGGCGGCCGCCGCGGTGTGGGTCGAGGAACCCGCCGTCGACCATCTCGCACCCGGCCCCGGCTTCTGGGCCGTGCTGCGCCACGCCGAGGCGCAGGTCGTACTGCGCACGCCACGGCTCTTCTCGTCCAGCCGCGGGCTGACCCAGATCTACGACGCGACACCGCAACTGCTCGGACCGCTGCGCCGGATGATGATCAATATGGATCCGCCCGACCACGGCCGGATCCGCGGTCTGCTGGCCCGCTCGTTCACCCCGCGCGCGGTCGCGATGCTGGAGGAACGCATCCGGGAGCACGCCGATCGCCTGGTCGCCGCGCTGGCGCGGCGCGGTACGGCCGATTTCGCCCGCGATATCGCCGCGGACCTGCCGCTGCTGAGCCTCGCGGATCTGCTCGGAATACCCGAGTCGGACCGATGGCTCATGTTCGACTGGAGCAACCGGGTGATCGGCCTGCTCGACGCCGAATACAACGCCAGCGACGCCTTCGACGTCGCCAACGCCAGCCCGATGGCCCGCACCGCGCTGCGGGTGCGCCCGCAACCCGACGCCGACGGCAGGATGCCGGACTCGCGGCATCCGTTCGGTATGGCCGATCTCTACGCGTACGCGCGCGAGCTGGGCGAATACCGGCGTCGTCATCCTGGCGACGACATCATGTCGATCCTGCTGCAGCAGGCCGACCGGGTCACCCTCGACGAATTCGAGCAGGTGTTCTTCCTGTTCTCGGTGGCCGGGAACGAAACCGTCCGAAACGCGTTGCCGGGCGGCATGTTCGCGCTGCTGTCGCATCCGGACGAATACCGCAGGCTGCGCGCGGATCCCGGCCTGCTCGACAGCGCGGTCGAGGAGATGCTGCGCTGGTGGTCGCCGGTCACCCAATTCCGGCGCACCGCCGACGCCGACACCACCCTCGGCAATGTGCCCATCGAGGAGGGCGACAAGGTCGTCGTCTTCTTCGCCTCCGCCAACCGGGACGAGCGGGTGTTCGCGGACCCGGACCGGTTCGACATCACCCGCGACCCGAATCCGCATCTGGCATTCGGGCACGGACCGCATTTCTGCATCGCCGCCCATCTGGCCCGCACCCAGATGCGTGCGATGTTCGCCGCGGTGCTCGAACAACTGGGTGAGGTCGAACTCGCCGGTGAACCCCAGCGGCTGCGATCGAACTTCCAGAACGGCATCAAACATCTGCCGATCGAATGGCGGACGACATGA
- a CDS encoding SRPBCC family protein gives MWTFEHSVETPAEPAAIWRLYTDVSRWPTWNNAVEQVRLNGPFTAGATGELTPTGQEPLPLRIADATENTGYVSETEIADTVTLRLVNTLTALPNGRTRITHRAELVGPAADHFGHSFGPALTAGIPRSVETLAALAERED, from the coding sequence ATGTGGACCTTTGAACACAGCGTCGAAACACCCGCCGAACCCGCCGCCATCTGGCGGCTCTACACCGACGTTTCGCGCTGGCCCACCTGGAACAACGCCGTCGAACAGGTCCGGCTGAACGGCCCGTTCACCGCGGGCGCCACCGGCGAACTCACCCCCACCGGCCAGGAACCGCTGCCCCTGCGCATCGCCGACGCGACCGAGAACACCGGCTACGTCTCGGAAACCGAGATCGCCGACACCGTCACCCTGCGCCTCGTCAACACCCTCACCGCACTGCCCAACGGCCGCACCAGGATCACCCACCGCGCCGAACTGGTCGGACCAGCCGCGGACCACTTCGGCCACAGCTTCGGCCCCGCGCTCACCGCAGGCATCCCGCGATCGGTCGAAACGCTGGCCGCCCTCGCCGAACGCGAGGATTGA